The Amphiura filiformis chromosome 1, Afil_fr2py, whole genome shotgun sequence nucleotide sequence aagtggtatcaACCTTATGGTGCTTGCttatttaagactcggttgaaacaaaattaaggatcgaatgcattagttaggtataatacaaaaaattgaactttttttgattctcatcaaagtaaactcatattaaagagctaaatgaaagaaaactgatgaggcataaatgaatgtcatacgacatgtggttgcggagatatatggtcatgttttttaaccTGGGCACCAATAAAAGGTGGATTTGTTACATTTGCACCCCATGATGGGTCTTTTTATGCATGTATCATTACAATGCTTTGTAAGCCAAACTTGAAATTGGTCTTATTTTAATGGCTAGTTATTAGGCTTTAAATCAcagtagaaaaataaaaataattttacttctGCTAATTGCTACAGTTCGTTAAGcataattagtcaggggtggaagATGTGGAGGAGGAGGatgtggaggaggaggaggagggggtgaAAATACAATGTTTCTCAAGAAAGGAGTGATGGGTCATAATTCTGACAGTGGGAATGGATTCCTTGACCCCATATCTATAGAGTGAGCCATAAAATTGGACTTGATAGCTATTGAAATGATCATATCTTTATACATTAGGAATTTCTGGACCCCCCCTCAAAAATCGTTTTTTGGCCTGTACAAACGCATTTTTCATCCAATTTTGGTAAAAcgggtgtcaaaatgctcaggaaatGATGCTACATCAAATTTTGGGAAGTCCTCTTACATTTGGAGTATTTCCCAGAATTTGCCTAAAACACCCATGTAACACAAATGTGCCCCAGGTTAAAAAACAGGACCatatgctaatttgaatgtctcaatttttcagccaattttctgtacaaactttttgtgcatgcacatattaaaatgcttataggcctatactgtgcatactgtacacaattttaagaaacaaGCACTTGCTATTTACCGGTACTGAACTGTAAATGTGATcctagattgattgaatttgtattgatgtgaacataagggcctatcattttctttggaaggagggggtcccaaatatacaagGGGGGTGGTAaatatttggaaagaaaaatagggggggcatacaatttttgatgaccaaaatgtagggagttgcaagatgaccacagatagtgtgtttatcttattcaaaaagactgaatacaattttagcctcttcagggggtacatgtaaggtgtatcagtgggtggtgggggagggggtcataaaattttgttgccgaaataggggggtcgcaattttattgatgctgactttttgtaaatttgggagcccgcagaaaatgatagccccctaatatactaaatgaacatgtatgagtaacattttgttttatttgttttctgatgcagattccagctttgacagaggatggaaaccagggactgtctttggaatttgcaggagagcattgaatagctcttctagagccttcaagagctgtttagaacatttacaataaaatgtaatgagagaatggtcaactaaggaaagctaaaaatcactctcatatccgatttaaggagagcagtagagagcgattgctcttgctctcctcaaaaggcagtccctgggaaaccacagtgagggccaacagcacatatgcaaaaataaagaaaaacctattcaaaaagatgaaatttgtgttgaagtgtcttatttttaattttttttgtcattgaaaaactcacggttttgatactacccacccgagtacaccttttcactgatacaagggGGGGGGAATTTGTTTGAGGGGGcaccctttaaaatgtttaattatcaTAAGCACTAGCTGATCAAGTGATCACCCCCCtcccccaggaaaatgtttttgagcaggcaccctttggagcactggctggcgcatgctccctattccgaagatcattgcggaaactcgagggccagttcacttgatcatcagaatggggtcactcctgctcaagtatgaaccccgcCCCTTCCCCCAGCGTAAGTTtggtctttgagcaggcaccctttggagcactggctgccgcatgctccctattccaaagatcattgcggaaactcgagggccagttcacttgatcatcagaatggggtcactcctgctcaagttaccCCCCCCATGACGTAGCGTCATAAGAgtacgcccccccccccatcaatttgaacatttagaaaatcaaataggaaaatggccaaaaaacggcCTGTGTGTCCCCACCCCCCCACCCGCCATCATACCCGATGAGTCCACAGACAGTGATTTATGCATCTATCCAGAGCAAAAATCTGTAGcgctatgcatgatgggataggaataggaaaggtccaaatttgcttcttcccccgacacatagtcggcacagaatgagaatctatcccagcatccacagcatgagcccattCAATTAGTATACACAAACCATGCCGGGTTAAACATGTTCACTCACTGGCAAAAGTCGCCGAATTCATACTACACAAAGTCCccagttcactcactttttgcgcaaggcatccatccaatctcatcaaaccaaacatttttatgtacaaaaagctACCTTTATTCACCGCGTGCTCCATTTAACTTACCGCTCAACACCGTTATTCAGATATTTGGAGAATAAATTCACAAAAAAATTAGATCGAAATCgtcactttcaaacccactagaaagtcgccaaaatttgccgcgaccacgcgtgcgaatcatctgacctcttccggttatgatcaagttcaaccttttgacttgaccttgtaagctttggaactgTTTTTAACTCAATCTAATTCCCcccaaaaatttttcaaaaacatcgccgtaaaatttactaccggtaatgaatttccaaaatggcgccgggtgagcgatttccctatgctgagagaggctgaatattgcgcatgctcaggtaaggaatgctcacatacatgtacctacattagtgtccaaaaaggcaaaattatcgtcaacaaagttctgccgaaatcggcacccttgtgaagggttcagaattcgaatcgggaacgaaaatatccgatctttgcgatcaaaaacacaaaattacaactttaaacatactattggtaaaagacattattaccaaacaatatagaatagaaaattcgatgtcaatttttcaaaatattgaagaaatgtgctcaCTAGACATTcagaaagtacgcaatccaattcccattcaaacgtgtgggaaactgaaagtgcataatccccactagaattaatgcagtttgatggcaaaccTACATAGCATACCTAACCTACCATGCCTACTGACTGCATGATTGACATATCACGTGCACAGAACTGACGAATCGTGTGCGTCCCTAGGATCGGTGAAATATCTGGTATTGTCCATGGGTCTCAGCTCTGCAGAGAGCTTCAAAATAGATGGTGTTCACTTTGTCATGCATGCATCATGTGCATGCATGATCATCATCTCATGTTTATTataaatgcagtaaaccttttgacgagcgcgtattttaagtatacatcgcgtatttactgcgttgccgTTGGGCGCACTTGTCTCTGCTCATGTGcttggctgctgaggcaatctcctgttgctgagtggaaatgaactgtgcgccgtacgcgtttttagctccgaatttgcaacatcacggtagtcgcgctcgtcaaaggttttctgcatttgaCTATACATTAAATTGTCATTGTTGAATCATTGACTGTATCACTGATAATGTCTAATTATAATGAAAGCTCTGAGCTTACTGTCTAAACCACGTAGCCGGGGTAGACAATGCATATTGGCTGCACAGAACCAGGCAAAGGCTACAGGAAGATCAGTCAACTGAGGTAACAACTGCAACTTATGATTAAATGTTAAATTacattgtacatttaaatttaTGCCTGACAGTGACATGACAAATCCTAAACCGAGTTCACGCATTAAAAACGCAAAAATGGTTACAAATGTACCTCCATTTGCATCGCCACCTTCCTCCTCGActacatcgtcatcatcatcgatgATTTCAACAGCAGATGCCGTGGATTCTTTTGGATTTTCCTCTGTAATGTCCATCACTGTTTCCTGTGCATTGTCAGCCATGTTGAACAACTACAAGAAAGACTTGTGTTTTGCTTGTGTTCTTAGAAAACGAAGTTCACACACACGAACAATCTGCTATTGAGACTACATTGggatcactgtgcattgtgtgatgcacaaaagcaaaaaaaaaaattgttcatgaTAGGATTTTCCCCTTAACTTATTTTATGTTTTATAAGATTTCAGTTCAGTTTAATATCATTGTtgggttttctttgttttttattgttgatTGCTATCCTTTTGAAACAAATATTATGTGTATAGGGAAATTAACATTTCTATTACATTTCATAGTAAAAGTGGTAAAAAAGACCGCATGGTTTAGAAAGCCGCTATATATAAGGTAGCAATATCATAActttttaaataccttttttagtgatatattttttttaattaatccaACAATagtaattttttatgtttttattaatTCAAGTCTTAAGATTTAtggttaatatttttaaatacattttaataggTAATTTTAATTTGGTAGGTTTTAAACCTTGTTTCAACAATTGCTCGGTCTTTTATTGACGTGCGGACACCAATGATCTAAAAATAACTGCATAAACAATATCAAATTGATGACTATTCACATGACTTGAGCTGTGGCAGATGTAGGAAGTAATGTTTCAACCAAAATTTCATAAATATGAGAGCTTTGACAAGACACTATGAAGTATAATACCAACCAGTGCAGTGTAAGATAACAGCAAATTTTAACTGCAAAAATGGGAATTGGCAATATCCTTGTTCTCAGCCAAGTGACGGCATACGTTCTTGCTGCAATTTTAAGCTTTTTCATTTACCCACCAGTTGCTGTGAACAAGACACATAATTTTCAAGGACATTGCTTGTTGAACGCAAAAGGATATTATGAAGATGATGGAAGTTTTCAAGTACAAGACTGGGGCAATCCTGGCCCCTGTAATTTTGCTATTTTCATTGGTATTGCAGTGATGCTGGCATCAGTTTATCAGATAATTCGATTATCTTTTCATTTGTACAACGATACTGACGGGTAAGAAAAAAGAAATGACGCAGACAGGTCCTCAGAATCAGATGAGCTCAGACTAGGAAtggaatgatgtaggcctacaactacAAGCCAGGCTACAATTTTATCATTGTGTTTATTATTTCAGTAGTAGGCCAATTAGTAAAAAATTAAAGAATCTGAAGTAggatatatattaaattaaatctGAAACTTTAAAGTACtaaaaattagaaacaaaatgagGGGTCATTCCCCGGTCAACCATTGGCATCTAGGCTATGGGCCATAGGCATCAGAAAGTGAAGCTACAGATTCttgataatttattatttcaTGATTTACCCTCAGGATGAGGACACATTTCATGTAAAAATATGTAACCAACTTTTTCTTTTACACAATACAAACTTATAACAATTGCACCCTGATCTGgttctagtccgaataatcagacccagaacaaaatattaatttctgacatgatcctgttctgggtctgaactgtttctattcgaaatcttgatggcaaagtggacaaaagaagcacatgatCCTACAtgtacttcacagttttttaatcccctggCCTATtgatgttgcgtgaatcactctattgtggaccatccttttgatacttgagtatttggacaagcggaacagttttgacagaccctttgtctacctctctgtttgtaaacaaatgagtaggtcgaaatcgtcctcctcgccgaataggaaagtcagtgtaatagtactacatggatcgaatccatgggttcctacagtctgaaggctgatgacacacattcgatgggtgtagctAGGTACTTgtctttttaaaataaacatacatgtataggcctgggCCTGGCCTATATTACTGAAGATGATATTGGTAACAAATTATATTCCATGAAAAACAGTCATTGCTCAAATGAAATAATCATTGCTCGATGGCGAAACTGACATCATACATGTAGTTTAAATTATATTCCTCCCGGTACTTAATAAAAACATTGTCTCTTAGTAGTCTCAacttattgtttttaattttgctctCTTTCTCTTGTCATCCTTTGTTTTAATTAGGAGTTTTTTAACTACATTCTTATCGGCTCTTCTCAACGTCATATTGACTGTGATGTTGTTTGGATCTGCTTTGACTGTGAGTATAGGTTACAATGAATGGTGTTCACAAATAGAGGCTAGCCCACAAGGTGTTGCGTAAGTAAATGacaacatatgtacatgtatgatgtgatcaagcaaactcGGACGGTAAATATTACATTTTCTGTTTCTTTgtatataggatagtaaaaagcattttcaAAGCTACATTGAAATTAGTGAACAATCAGTTCAAAAGATAATGAGCAATtttaaaggaaatattttcttaagTATGGTtacatttcaaaatcaatatttccgagttccgaagtcctgattttgcttgatcgtatcacatattaTCATGTAATTGTAAT carries:
- the LOC140149201 gene encoding transmembrane protein 179-like is translated as MGIGNILVLSQVTAYVLAAILSFFIYPPVAVNKTHNFQGHCLLNAKGYYEDDGSFQVQDWGNPGPCNFAIFIGIAVMLASVYQIIRLSFHLYNDTDGSFLTTFLSALLNVILTVMLFGSALTVSIGYNEWCSQIEASPQGVACANSDLIQRLWKKYEKLDPVGFPAQWGIAQFGLWSSFLVWFILCCFSFVKLFKLNQQENIVRSLTRERQRLLGEDSGPTVY